A stretch of DNA from Campylobacter gracilis:
TATTACTCTAAAATGCGCTATTACGACGCGCTATTTTTTAGATTTTTAGACGCGGGCGCGGTGTATTGTAACGGCGGAAATTACGAGATTGACGGGCTAAAATCCAGCGGCTTTGCGCTGCTAGTGGATGCTTTGATAGAAAAAATTATGCAAAAGGATGAGAAATGAGTAAAGTTGACGTAGTAATCGGCGCCCAATGGGGCGATGAGGGCAAGGGCAAGATCGTAGATATGATAAGCGCGAATTACGATTTCGTATGTCGCAGTAGCGGCGGGCACAACGCGGGCCACACCATTGTCATAAACGGCGAGAAATTTGCGCTGCATCTAGTTCCTAGCGGCGTGCTTCATAAAAATATCATCAACATCATCGGAAACGGCGTCGTGATCAACCCCGACGTGCTGATTACCGAGATGGCACAGTTTGAAAATTTAAAGGGCAGATTTTTCATAAGCGAGAAGGCGTTTTTAAATTTACAGTACCACTCGCTGATCGATCAGGCGCGCGAAAAGAGTAAGGGCGAGCTTGCGATCGGCACTACCGGCAAGGGCATAGGGCCTGCGTATGCCGATAAGATCGCGCGCACGGGGCACCGCGTAGTGGAGCTTTTGGAGCCTGAAAGGCTTGCCGAAGCGCTATCGCGCGATTTTGCTTCGCATGAGAGCGTTTTTGAAAAAGCGGGGGTTAAAATCCCTAGCAAGCTTGAAATTTATGACGAGCTAAAGCGCTATAAAAGCGCACTCGAGCCATACATCGCCGATACCACGCACATGCTGTGGAAGGCGCTTGATTACGACAAGCGCGTACTCGTAGAGGGCGCGCAAGGAAGCTTGCTTGATATCGATCACGGCACCTATCCTTACGTCACGAGCTCGACGACTATCGCGGGTGGGGCTTGCAGTGGGCTCGGACTCGCACCGAAAGACATTGGCACGGTGATGGGAATTTTAAAAGTCTACACCACCCGCGTGGGCAACGGCGCGTTCCCTACCGAGGATAAGGGCCCGCAAGGCGAGGCGATGCGCGAGATCGGCAAAGAGTACGGCACCACGACGGGGCGGGCGCGCCGCTGCGGCTGGTTCGACGGAGTGGCTACGAAATACGCCGTGCGCCTTAGCGGCATCGACAAGCTCGCGCTTATGAAACTTGACGTCCTAGACGGCTTTGAGAGCATTAAAATTTGCCGCGCATATCGCTACAAGGGGGAGGAGATCGATTATTTCCCGATCGATTTGGAAGCTGCCGAGCCGGTTTATGAGCAGATGCCGGGCTGGGACAGCGTCAAAGGAATTTCAAAATTTGAGGATCTGCCGCAAAACGCGCAAAATTATATCCGCAAAATAGAGGAGCTAAGCGGCGCGAAGGTGGGCTTTATCTCTACCAGTCCCGAAAGAAGCGACACGATAATTTTATAAAATCGGGCGGAATTTTAAGAATTTTAAAATTCCGCCGTTTGCAAACGCGGGCGGCGCGACC
This window harbors:
- a CDS encoding adenylosuccinate synthase codes for the protein MSKVDVVIGAQWGDEGKGKIVDMISANYDFVCRSSGGHNAGHTIVINGEKFALHLVPSGVLHKNIINIIGNGVVINPDVLITEMAQFENLKGRFFISEKAFLNLQYHSLIDQAREKSKGELAIGTTGKGIGPAYADKIARTGHRVVELLEPERLAEALSRDFASHESVFEKAGVKIPSKLEIYDELKRYKSALEPYIADTTHMLWKALDYDKRVLVEGAQGSLLDIDHGTYPYVTSSTTIAGGACSGLGLAPKDIGTVMGILKVYTTRVGNGAFPTEDKGPQGEAMREIGKEYGTTTGRARRCGWFDGVATKYAVRLSGIDKLALMKLDVLDGFESIKICRAYRYKGEEIDYFPIDLEAAEPVYEQMPGWDSVKGISKFEDLPQNAQNYIRKIEELSGAKVGFISTSPERSDTIIL